In a single window of the Carassius gibelio isolate Cgi1373 ecotype wild population from Czech Republic chromosome A12, carGib1.2-hapl.c, whole genome shotgun sequence genome:
- the LOC128025062 gene encoding integrin alpha-M: MDQNFRLLLCLFYVCHSLTAFNIDPVTWKTFTNNEKTGFGYKVIQKGESLLVSDPLIQRSQTQRGQIYDCSVTSGNCVPLAITVPVEAVNMSLGLSMSLDPQSSRAVVCGPTIPKNCDVTTYNGMCFKISSENVVSRSVPRTLRECPKSQIDIAFLMDGSGSVNYADFMKMKAFVIEMIKSFIDHDTKFAIAQFSTNCYIHYKFKQSFKNAKQWEDEVRTISQNKGWTHTAKAIEQLVRELFVSEEGARPSASKILVVITDGESTDKFLTEAVKKAQAKNITRYAIGVGNAFDIDTATRELAIIASLPTSKHVFKVTDFDALESIRGQLKENIIAIEGTQTSGDSSRMEFSQDGFSAAFTSNTDLIMTAVGAFQWKGGYQLHKQNDRLNVFQAGSEHDSYLGYSLAIATTFGAKYAVMGAPRYKHRGQITVSRIDNIQSNLKELDPPKPQIGSYFGAEVCVVDLNSDSRTDLLLVSAPTYMEPDREGKVFVYTFTRRSYFDFSGMVLVGMAGQRGRFGSSLASPADLNNDGYMDVLIGAPLEEDGQGSIYIFNGGVDQINSAYSQRITGSSLQQGLRFFGISLSQSSPDQTQDSLPDIAVGSMGAVMLLRSRPIMNLEISVHYNPSKIPTGETDLSIKNTIKMCFTMSPYKHSIRGLTANINYTIMLDAKRQKYRAYFSPKNRILNNDMNISTYDETCKSHPFLIDAFSEDALIPLSNQLTFTFEGLPSAKLQDIRPVLLPGIKTTTDHNVDFEINCGHDDICVDDLRMDFSFSGSTNIEVGIMQEIDVVVFVENRGENSYNTLFTLNYPFGLSYRRITSKQGRVECVSLDSEQKGTFGETTCHISKPILKGNAQAVFHITYSIDKESTFDQKVRFTARINSGNDKHSQTSELSKEKSIGVKYAIYIALVRHEDSTLHINFTAQKNGTDKPVKQILKIENDFRELRFKVLIRVPVMLGDKSIWTDKNIQIPGCVKQRDKQPVVTDFVEEIKKGRVVNCSVAVCAEFSCDVTLIKHERMLYNITGNVSSGWIEQTGLGAGVFQLVSSASMDYDKSKYVLFSSDSQQTVPSVQINTQVEVYEEVNLTKEITGGIIAGLLLLALITTALYKAGFFKSHYKELLENAEESPD, encoded by the exons TCTGCTAGTGAGCGATCCTTTAATACAACGGAGTCAAACTCAAAGAGGACAAATTTATGACTGTTCTGTCACCAGTGGAAACTGCGTGCCACTGGCCATTACTG tcccAGTTGAAGCTGTCAACATGTCCCTTGGACTTTCAATGTCTCTAGATCCTCAGTCTTCAAGAGCAGTG GTTTGTGGTCCAACCATACCTAAGAACTGTGACGTAACAACATACAACGGCATGTGCTTTAAAATCAGTTCAGAAAATGTTGTGAGCAGATCTGTGCCAAGGACTCTGAGAG AATGCCCAAAGTCACAAATTGACATTGCTTTTTTAATGGATGGATCTGGAAGTGTAAATTATGCAGATTTTATGAAGATGAAGGCTTTTGTTATAGAAATGATCAAAAGTTTTATAGACCATGATACAAAG TTTGCCATTGCACAGTTTTCTACAAATTGTTACATTCATTACAAGTTTAAACAAAGTTTCAAAAACGCCAAGCAGTGGGAAGATGAAGTGAGAACGATATCTCAAAATAAGGGATGGACTCACACAGCAAAAGCTATAGAACAACTTGT GAGGGAGCTATTTGTAAGTGAAGAAGGTGCAAGACCATCAGCCAGTAAAATTCTGGTTGTTATCACAGATGGTGAATCAACTGATAAATTCTTGACTGAAGCCGTCAAAAAAGCACAAGCAAAAAATATAACACGATATGCTATTGGG GTTGGCAATGCTTTTGATATTGACACAGCCACAAGGGAGCTGGCAATTATCGCATCTTTACCCACCAGTAAGCATGTTTTTAAAGTAACTGACTTCGACGCACTGGAAAGTATTCGTGGACAACTCAAAGAGAACATTATTGCAATTGAAG GAACCCAGACCTCCGGTGATTCATCCCGGATGGAGTTTTCACAGGATGGTTTTAGTGCAGCATTTACATCAAAT ACAGATCTAATAATGACTGCAGTGGGAGCTTTCCAGTGGAAAGGTGGATATCAGCTGCACAAACAGAATGATCGGTTAAATGTCTTTCAAGCTGGAAGTGAGCATGACAGTTATTTAG GTTATTCCTTGGCAATAGCGACAACATTTGGAGCAAAGTATGCAGTCATGGGAGCACCAAGATACAAGCATAGGGGACAAATAACTGTTTCAAGAATTGACAATATTCAAAGCAATTTAAAGGAACTGGATCCCCCTAag CCTCAGATTGGCTCATATTTTGGAGCTGAGGTTTGTGTGGTGGATTTGAACAGTGACTCCAGAACAGACCTCCTGTTGGTATCGGCACCAACATACATGGAGCCTGACCGGGAGGGCAAAGTGTTTGTTTACACCTTCACTCGCCGG TCTTACTTTGATTTTTCGGGGATGGTGCTGGTGGGAATGGCAGGTCAGAGGGGTCGTTTTGGTTCTTCTCTGGCCAGTCCAGCAGATCTAAATAATGATGGTTATATGGATGTGCTGATTGGAGCTCCTTTAGAGGAGGATGGACAGGGCAGCATCTACATCTTCAATGGAGGAGTAGATCAGATTAATTCTGCCTATTCACAG AGGATTACTGGATCCTCTTTGCAACAAGGTTTGCGGTTCTTTGGGATTTCACTAAGTCAGTCCTCTCCAGACCAGACTCAAGACAGCCTTCCTGATATTGCTGTAGGGTCCATGGGAGCAGTTATGCTTCTCAG GTCCAGACCCATCATGAATTTGGAAATCAGCGTACATTACAACCCATCCAAAATACCAACCGGTGAAACAGACCTGTCGATTAAAAATACTATCAAAATGTGCTTCACCATGAGTCCATATAAGCACAGCATAAGAG GCCTAACAGCAAATATTAATTACACCATAATGCTGGATGCCAAGCGACAGAAATATCGAGCATATTTCTCACCCAAAAACCGCATCCTCAATAATGATATGAATATTAGTACTTATGACGAAACTTGTAAAAGTCATCCTTTCCTTATAGAC GCTTTCTCAGAAGATGCTCTGATCCCATTGTCTAATCAGTTAACATTCACATTTGAGGGCCTACCATCTGCCAAACTGCAAGACATAAGGCCAGTACTGCTGCCGGGGATAAAGACCACCACAGACCACAAT GTGGATTTTGAGATAAATTGTGGACATGATGACATTTGTGTTGATGACCTCAGGATGGATTTTAGTTTCTCTGG TTCTACAAATATAGAGGTTGGGATCATGCAGGAAATCGATGTGGTAGTGTTTGTAGAGAACAGAGGAGAAAACTCATACAACACACTCTTCACCCTCAACTACCCCTTTGGACTTTCCTACAGGAGAATCACATCTAAACAG GGCAGAGTGGAGTGTGTATCTCTTGACAGTGAGCAAAAAGGTACATTTGGAGAGACCACTTGCCACATAAGCAAACCCATCCTCAAGGGCAACGCTCAG GCTGTGTTTCATATTACATACAGCATCGATAAAGAAAGCACCTTCGATCAAAAGGTCAGATTTACTGCTAGAATCAACAG TGGGAATGACAAACACTCTCAAACCAGTGAATTATCCAAAGAGAAAAGCATTGGTGTCAAATATGCCATCTATATTGCCTTAGTAAG acaTGAAGATTCAACCCTCCACATTAATTTTACTGCACAGAAAAATGGTACTGATAAACCAGTCAAACAGATACTAAAG ATTGAAAATGACTTTAGAGAACTAAGATTTAAAGTTCTCATCAGAGTTCCAGTGATGTTGGGAGATAAATCTATCTGGACTGATAAAAACATACAG ATTCCAGGCTGTGTGAAACAGAGGGATAAGCAACCAGTAGTAACtgattttgttgaagaaattaaaaAGGGTCGTGTGGTG aactgcTCTGTGGCAGTGTGTGCCGAGTTCAGCTGTGACGTCACTCTCATAAAGCATGAAAGGATGCTCTATAATATAACTGGCAATGTGAGCTCTGGATGGATTGAGCAG ACTGGACTCGGAGCTGGTGTTTTTCAGCTGGTCAGTTCAGCATCTATGGATTATGACAAGagcaaatatgttttattttcctCTGATTCTCAACAAACTGTACCATCTGTTCAG